The proteins below are encoded in one region of Danio rerio strain Tuebingen ecotype United States chromosome 14, GRCz12tu, whole genome shotgun sequence:
- the gpr137 gene encoding integral membrane protein GPR137 isoform X2 — protein sequence MSVIFLCVNIVCASLGQHDGSGKADENTWSLVLVRVLVNDLLFILEAVCLATSLLLLTRSSLPTTPYLHSKDFCRTAVLGAGVILLFSSRACYNLAVLFLSNDHKIEAFDYDWYNISDQADLQSELGDRGYIIFGVVLFIWELLPTSLLILIFRVRQPPQEKSRSPAILSSRGSRSYFFDDPRGMDDNDDMGSLWTRSINPHSSWFGSSETTPLLFNRTDQSSRHHSLYSTPQT from the exons ATGAGCGTCATTTTCCTGTGTGTCAACATAGTTTGCGCGAGCCTCGGACAACATGACGGTTCTGGAAAAGCTGATGAAAACACATGGAGTCTGGTTCTGGTTCGGGTGCTGGTGAATGATCTGCTGTTTATTCTGGAAGCTGTGTGTCTGGCCACATCTCTGCTCCTGTTAACTCGATCCTCACTACCGACTACCCCTTATCTACACAGTAAG GATTTCTGTCGGACTGCGGTTTTGGGAGCCGGTGTGATCTTGCTCTTCTCTAGCAGGGCTTGTTACAATCTTGCGGTGCTGTTTTTGTCGAACGATCATAAAATCGAGGCCTTTGACTACGACTGGTACAACATCTCTGATCAG GCTGATCTTCAGAGTGAGCTAGGAGACAGAGGATACATCATCTTCGGAGTTGTTCTTTTCATATGGGAGCTGCTGCCTACCAGTCTACTTATCCTCATCTTCAGAGTTCGCCAGCCTCCGCAGGAGAAG AGCCGCAGTCCTGCCATATTAAGCTCAAGAGGCTCACGCTCATATTTCTTTGACGATCCTCGTGGAATGGATGACAATGATGATATGGGATCTCTCTGGACTCGCAGCATCAATCCTCACAGCAG CTGGTTTGGCTCGAGTGAGACGACTCCGCTCCTCTTCAACAGGACAGATCAGAGCAGTCGACATCACTCTCTATACTCCACTCCACAGACCTGA
- the gpr137 gene encoding integral membrane protein GPR137 (The RefSeq protein has 3 substitutions compared to this genomic sequence), translated as MHTSVPPSPMRPAVAPSVQLGVTVLYTSLYGGLFLIVYIQLWLLLLFRHKRWSYQSIFLFLCLFWAALRTTLFSFYFHDALAANHLPTPLYWLLYCFPVCLQFFTLSLFNLYFTQELFKVRSVFNIDPSKGLRTARCVYAAMSVIFLCVNIVCASLGQHDGSGKADENTWSLVLVRVLVNDLLFILEAVCLATSLLLLTRSSLPTTPYLHSKDFCRTAVLGAGVILLFSSRACYNLAVLFLSNNHKIEAFDYDWYNISDQADLQSELGDRGYIIFGVVLFIWELLPTSLLILIFRVRQPPQEKSRSPAILSSRGSRSYFFDDPRGMDDNDDMGSLWTRSINPHSSWFGSSETTPLFFNRTDQSSRHHSLYSTPQT; from the exons ATGCACACTTCTGTTCCACCGTCCCCCATGAGACCAGCCGTGGCCCCATCAGTGCAGTTGGGGGTCACGGTTCTCTACACCTGTCTTTATGGGGGCTTATTTCTAATCGTATACATTCAGCTTTGGCTGCTTTTACTCTTTCGACATAAACGCTGGAGCTACCAGagtatatttctttttctttgccTGTTCTGGGCTGCGCTTCGCACAACACTCTTTTCGTTTTATTTCCACGATGCCCTTGCTGCCAACCATCTGCCCACTCCGCTCTACTGGCTCCTTTATTGCTTCCCAGTTTGTTTGCAGTTTTTCACCCTGAGTCTCTTCAACCTTTACTTCACTCAG GAGCTGTTCAAAGTTAGAAGTGTATTCAACATAGATCCCAGCAAAGGACT ACGGACGGCTCGGTGTGTGTATGCAGCCATGAGCGTCATTTTCCTGTGTGTCAACATAGTTTGCGCGAGCCTCGGACAACATGACGGTTCTGGAAAAGCTGATGAAAACACATGGAGTCTGGTTCTGGTTCGGGTGCTGGTGAATGATCTGCTGTTTATTCTGGAAGCTGTGTGTCTGGCCACATCTCTGCTCCTGTTAACTCGATCCTCACTACCGACTACCCCTTATCTACACAGTAAG GATTTCTGTCGGACTGCGGTTTTGGGAGCCGGTGTGATCTTGCTCTTCTCTAGCAGGGCTTGTTACAATCTTGCGGTGCTGTTTTTGTCGAACGATCATAAAATCGAGGCCTTTGACTACGACTGGTACAACATCTCTGATCAG GCTGATCTTCAGAGTGAGCTAGGAGACAGAGGATACATCATCTTCGGAGTTGTTCTTTTCATATGGGAGCTGCTGCCTACCAGTCTACTTATCCTCATCTTCAGAGTTCGCCAGCCTCCGCAGGAGAAG AGCCGCAGTCCTGCCATATTAAGCTCAAGAGGCTCACGCTCATATTTCTTTGACGATCCTCGTGGAATGGATGACAATGATGATATGGGATCTCTCTGGACTCGCAGCATCAATCCTCACAGCAG CTGGTTTGGCTCGAGTGAGACGACTCCGCTCCTCTTCAACAGGACAGATCAGAGCAGTCGACATCACTCTCTATACTCCACTCCACAGACCTGA
- the syvn1 gene encoding E3 ubiquitin-protein ligase synoviolin: MVRAALVTATSLALTGAVVAHAYFLKHQFYPTVVYLTKSSPSMAVLYIQAFVLVFLLGKLMRKVFFGQLRAAEMEHLIERSWYAVTETCLAFTVFRDDFSPRFVALFTLLLFLKCFHWLAEDRVDFMERSPNISWVFHFRVLSLMVLLGVMDFLFVNHACHSIITRGASVQLVFGFEYAILMTMVLTTFIKYTLHTIDLQSENPWDNKAVYMLYTELFTGFIKVLLYMAFMTIMIKVHTFPLFAIRPMYLAMRQFKKAVTDAIMSRRAIRNMNTLYPDATPEDLQATDNVCIICREEMVTGAKKLPCNHIFHSSCLRSWFQRQQTCPTCRMDVLRASQPNQTPAPPAAQAPAPPAPANAPIPPPVNVAPGMMPQFPPGLFPFWGPFPGAPPPAVPGAPAAPTDTPQPSSEGAQGAESGAGGLAQSTADAASAAPGAMPGFPFTMPPPFPSAPWLPMPPPPPFMSSMPPPPSSLSSMSEAELRELEQEGRRGLEARLQCLHNIHTLLDAAMLNIHHYLSTVATLSPPRSETNTGETSESANVESSPSTANTETAGQEIQSQSGESINGAAGFSQPDSTTEGERDVKEEDEDDGEPSAAELRRRRLRKLETTNTPDHGNL; encoded by the exons ATGGTGCGAGCCGCTCTTGTAACAGCCACCAGTTTGGCGCTGACTGGCGCCGTGGTTGCCCATGCCTACTTCCTCAAGCACCAGTTCTACCCGACTGTGGTATACCTCACCAAAAGCAGCCCTAGTATGGCA GTTTTATATATTCAggcttttgttttggttttcctTCTTGGGAAATTAATGAGGAAGGTCTTTTTTGGGCAACTGAGAGCTGCTGAAATGGAG CACCTGATTGAGCGCTCCTGGTATGCAGTGACGGAGACCTGTTTAGCCTTTACCGTCTTCAGGGATGATTTTTCCCCTCGCTTTGTGGCCCTTTTTACCTTGCTGCTTTTCCTCAAGTGCTTCCATTGGCTGGCTGAAGACAGGGTGGACTTT atggaGAGGAGTCCGAACATCTCATGGGTCTTCCATTTTAGAGTGCTCT CTCTAATGGTGTTGCTGGGAGTGATGGACTTTCTGTTTGTCAATCATGCGTGTCACAGCATTATAACAAGAGGAGCGTCAGTGCAGCTAGTTTTTGGATTTGAG TATGCGATCCTGATGACTATGGTCCTCACAACCTTCATCAAGTACACTTTACATACAATTGATCTGCAGAGTGAAAATCCATGGGACAATAAGGCTGTGTACATGCTCTACACAGAGCTCTTTACAG GTTTCATCAAGGTGCTTTTGTATATGGCATTCATGACCATCATGATAAAAGTGCACACCTTCCCTTTGTTTGCTATTCGACCCATGTATCTTGCAATGAG GCAATTCAAGAAGGCAGTAACAGACGCCATCATGTCTCGACGAGCCATACGTAATATGAATACTCT CTATCCAGATGCCACCCCTGAAGACTTGCAAGCCACCGACAATGTGTGCATCATCTGCAGAGAAGAGATGGTGACCGGAGCCAAGAAACTGCCGTGCAACCACATCTTTCACTCGAG TTGCCTTCGCTCATGGTTCCAGAGACAGCAGACGTGTCCGACCTGTCGTATGGACGTCCTGCGAGCATCTCAGCCAAACCAGACGCCTGCCCCTCCTGCAGCACAAGCACCTGCCCCTCCTGCTCCTGCCAATGCCCCTATACCTCCACCTGTCAATG TTGCTCCAGGGATGATGCCTCAGTTTCCTCCTGGTCTGTTCCCCTTTTGGGGTCCTTTTCCTGGTGCGCCTCCACCTGCTGTTCCCGGAGCACCGGCAGCTCCTACTGACACTCCACAGCCCAGCAGTGAAGGAGCGCAGGGAGCAG AATCAGGAGCTGGCGGTTTAGCCCAGTCGACTGCAGATGCTGCCTCTGCTGCTCCAGGAGCCATGCCTGGATTCCCCTTCACCATGCCACCACCTTTCCCATCAGCTCCATGGCTGCCGATGCCTCCTCCACCACCCTTTA TGTCCTCGATGCCGCCGCCACCATCCAGTCTGTCCAGCATGTCTGAGGCTGAGCTGAGAGAGCTGGAGCAGGAGGGCCGGCGGGGTCTGGAAGCCAGACTGCAGTGTCTTCACAACATCCACACTTTGCTAGATGCCGCCATGCTCAACATTCACCACTACCTCAGCACCGTGGCTACTTTAAG TCCTCCAAGATCAGAAACAAACACTGGCGAGACAAGTGAATCTGCGAATGTGGAGTCGTCTCCGTCCACTGCCAACACGGAAACAGCCGGTCAGGAGATCCAGTCTCAGAGCG GAGAATCTATAAATGGAGCAGCAGGCTTTTCTCAGCCAGACTCAACCACAGAAGGAGAGAGAGATGTCAAGGAGGAAGATGAGGATGACGGTGAGCCGAGCGCCGCTGAGTTGAGACGCCGCCGTCTCCGTAAGCTGGAGACCACAAACACTCCTGATCACGGCAACCTTTAA
- the gpr137 gene encoding integral membrane protein GPR137 isoform X1, with amino-acid sequence MHTSVPPSPMRPAVAPSVQLGVTVLYTCLYGGLFLIVYIQLWLLLLFRHKRWSYQSIFLFLCLFWAALRTTLFSFYFHDALAANHLPTPLYWLLYCFPVCLQFFTLSLFNLYFTQELFKVRSVFNIDPSKGLRTARCVYAAMSVIFLCVNIVCASLGQHDGSGKADENTWSLVLVRVLVNDLLFILEAVCLATSLLLLTRSSLPTTPYLHSKDFCRTAVLGAGVILLFSSRACYNLAVLFLSNDHKIEAFDYDWYNISDQADLQSELGDRGYIIFGVVLFIWELLPTSLLILIFRVRQPPQEKSRSPAILSSRGSRSYFFDDPRGMDDNDDMGSLWTRSINPHSSWFGSSETTPLLFNRTDQSSRHHSLYSTPQT; translated from the exons ATGCACACTTCTGTTCCACCGTCCCCCATGAGACCAGCCGTGGCCCCATCAGTGCAGTTGGGGGTCACGGTTCTCTACACCTGTCTTTATGGGGGCTTATTTCTAATCGTATACATTCAGCTTTGGCTGCTTTTACTCTTTCGACATAAACGCTGGAGCTACCAGagtatatttctttttctttgccTGTTCTGGGCTGCGCTTCGCACAACACTCTTTTCGTTTTATTTCCACGATGCCCTTGCTGCCAACCATCTGCCCACTCCGCTCTACTGGCTCCTTTATTGCTTCCCAGTTTGTTTGCAGTTTTTCACCCTGAGTCTCTTCAACCTTTACTTCACTCAG GAGCTGTTCAAAGTTAGAAGTGTATTCAACATAGATCCCAGCAAAGGACT ACGGACGGCTCGGTGTGTGTATGCAGCCATGAGCGTCATTTTCCTGTGTGTCAACATAGTTTGCGCGAGCCTCGGACAACATGACGGTTCTGGAAAAGCTGATGAAAACACATGGAGTCTGGTTCTGGTTCGGGTGCTGGTGAATGATCTGCTGTTTATTCTGGAAGCTGTGTGTCTGGCCACATCTCTGCTCCTGTTAACTCGATCCTCACTACCGACTACCCCTTATCTACACAGTAAG GATTTCTGTCGGACTGCGGTTTTGGGAGCCGGTGTGATCTTGCTCTTCTCTAGCAGGGCTTGTTACAATCTTGCGGTGCTGTTTTTGTCGAACGATCATAAAATCGAGGCCTTTGACTACGACTGGTACAACATCTCTGATCAG GCTGATCTTCAGAGTGAGCTAGGAGACAGAGGATACATCATCTTCGGAGTTGTTCTTTTCATATGGGAGCTGCTGCCTACCAGTCTACTTATCCTCATCTTCAGAGTTCGCCAGCCTCCGCAGGAGAAG AGCCGCAGTCCTGCCATATTAAGCTCAAGAGGCTCACGCTCATATTTCTTTGACGATCCTCGTGGAATGGATGACAATGATGATATGGGATCTCTCTGGACTCGCAGCATCAATCCTCACAGCAG CTGGTTTGGCTCGAGTGAGACGACTCCGCTCCTCTTCAACAGGACAGATCAGAGCAGTCGACATCACTCTCTATACTCCACTCCACAGACCTGA